The Corylus avellana chromosome ca8, CavTom2PMs-1.0 genome has a segment encoding these proteins:
- the LOC132190564 gene encoding uncharacterized protein LOC132190564, whose translation MMVRDEWVRAAMTDDTVVVDLLVRLKQSQAAAAAASSSSPKSWPRAVVPLRWGLRQPRSRPRCDAVSRKKEADFTRCSPTTPLSWSGGASPSPTTDGFEASSFPASRSKGTAANESTATKMSRRKKTYAELKEQESSLLKERIHLKKEIATLRATFKEQRAKNESFKRMKLGLVLHSAKNLFATSDGLERAVKREPYQRVASTPDHISSSLPAHGANDDNPQSETCKAVLLPDLNMMPSEEDSSSNTLYGMS comes from the exons ATGATGGTGAGGGACGAGTGGGTGAGGGCGGCGATGACAGACGACACGGTGGTGGTAGACCTGCTGGTGCGGCTCAAGCAGTCGCaagcggcggcggcggcggcgtcGTCGTCCTCGCCCAAGTCGTGGCCTAGAGCGGTGGTTCCGCTAAGGTGGGGTCTGAGGCAGCCCAGGTCCAGGCCCAGATGCGACGCCGTTTCGCGGAAGAAGGAAGCTGATTTCACCAGATGCAGCCCCACCACGCCCCTCTCCTGGAGCGGCGGCGCCTCCCCCTCCCCCACTACCGACGGCTTCGAAGCCTCCAGCTTCCCCGCCAGCAGATCCAAg GGTACTGCTGCAAATGAATCGACAGCTACCAAGatgtcaagaagaaaaaag ACATATGCTGAACTCAAGGAGCAGGAGAGTTCTCTGTTGAAGGAAAGGATACACTTGAAAAAG GAGATAGCAACACTTCGTGCAACTTTTAAGGAACAGAGGGCCAAAAATGAGAGCTTCAAAAGAATGAAG CTTGGTTTGGTTTTGCATTCTGCAAAGAATCTGTTTGCAACTTCTGATGGACTGGAGAGAGCAGTTAAAAGAGAACCCTACCAGAGAGTAGCCTCCACTCCTGACCATATATCTTCGAGTTTACCGGCACATGGCGCAAATGATGATAATCCTCAATCGGAAACTTGCAAGGCAGTCTTGCTGCCTGATCTAAATATGATGCCATCGGAGGAGGATTCCAGCTCTAACACCTTATATGGGATGAGCTGA